The proteins below are encoded in one region of Peribacillus muralis:
- a CDS encoding CopG family ribbon-helix-helix protein, which produces MSESSATREILIRLPQNFLTELDGYASEENVNRSEFIYRATKMYLRERKKKEFRESMKRGYIEMAAINLTIASEAFQAEFEAGHCVERLVSGG; this is translated from the coding sequence GTGTCTGAATCCAGCGCAACAAGAGAGATATTAATTCGATTACCTCAAAATTTTTTAACTGAACTAGATGGGTATGCGAGTGAAGAAAATGTGAATCGCAGTGAATTTATTTATCGTGCCACAAAAATGTATCTTCGTGAACGTAAAAAGAAAGAGTTCCGTGAATCGATGAAACGCGGTTATATTGAAATGGCGGCCATTAATTTAACGATTGCTTCTGAAGCTTTTCAGGCTGAATTCGAGGCTGGTCATTGCGTTGAACGATTAGTTAGCGGAGGCTGA
- the alr gene encoding alanine racemase: METKIFHRDTWAEVNLDHIYKNISSMKTRLRNDVSLFAVVKANAYGHGDYDVAKTALEAGADFLSVAFLDEALSLRKKGITAPILVLGASRPESAALAAEQGISVTAFDEAWLESAKAQLKPGQVLQVHVKVDSGMGRIGIRDKSQLMKVEGLLMREPCFNFQGIFTHFATADELKTDLYEKQLAVFKAMLAELTERPEYIHAANSAASLRFADPIWNAVRMGISMYGLSPSMEMKPLLPFPLQQSISLKTKLVAVKQLVEGESVSYGATYTAQGKEWIGTLPIGYADGWIRKLQGQEVLIEGMRVPIVGRICMDQCMIKLPRSFPVGTEVTLIGDDGVESITVDEIAAKLETINYEVTCMIGARVPRVYIKDNQKKHIRNFILE; encoded by the coding sequence TTGGAAACGAAAATATTTCATCGAGATACGTGGGCAGAAGTGAATTTGGACCATATTTATAAAAATATTTCTTCAATGAAAACAAGACTAAGAAATGACGTTAGCCTTTTTGCTGTCGTCAAAGCGAATGCTTATGGCCACGGCGATTATGATGTGGCGAAAACGGCGCTTGAAGCGGGGGCTGATTTTTTAAGCGTAGCCTTCTTGGATGAGGCTCTGTCTTTACGAAAAAAAGGGATTACGGCGCCCATCTTGGTTCTAGGGGCCTCCAGGCCTGAAAGTGCAGCGCTTGCCGCAGAGCAAGGGATTTCCGTGACAGCTTTTGATGAAGCTTGGCTGGAAAGCGCAAAGGCTCAGCTTAAACCGGGACAAGTCCTGCAAGTTCATGTGAAAGTGGATAGCGGTATGGGGAGAATTGGTATACGCGATAAAAGCCAGCTGATGAAAGTGGAAGGTTTGTTAATGCGGGAACCATGCTTTAACTTTCAAGGGATATTCACTCATTTCGCAACGGCAGACGAACTGAAGACAGATCTCTATGAAAAACAGCTTGCTGTATTTAAAGCGATGCTTGCTGAGTTGACGGAACGGCCGGAATATATCCATGCTGCGAATAGTGCAGCATCTCTAAGGTTTGCCGATCCAATATGGAATGCGGTTAGGATGGGAATTTCCATGTACGGATTAAGCCCTTCGATGGAAATGAAGCCGTTATTGCCATTCCCATTACAACAGTCCATCTCATTAAAAACGAAGTTGGTCGCGGTTAAACAGCTTGTGGAAGGTGAAAGTGTAAGTTACGGCGCGACCTATACGGCACAAGGAAAAGAATGGATCGGAACCTTGCCGATTGGTTATGCTGACGGGTGGATTCGCAAGCTTCAAGGTCAGGAAGTGCTTATAGAAGGTATGAGGGTGCCGATTGTCGGCCGGATTTGCATGGATCAGTGCATGATCAAGCTCCCAAGGTCATTCCCTGTTGGGACAGAGGTTACACTCATAGGCGATGACGGGGTTGAATCGATCACCGTGGATGAGATAGCGGCCAAACTGGAAACGATCAATTATGAGGTGACCTGTATGATAGGAGCAAGGGTGCCTCGCGTATATATAAAAGATAATCAGAAAAAACATATCCGCAACTTCATCTTGGAATGA
- a CDS encoding type II toxin-antitoxin system PemK/MazF family toxin, giving the protein MVVKRGDVYFADLSPVVGSEQGGTRPVLILQNDIGNRFSPTVIVAAITAQIQKAKLPTHVEINAKKYGFERDSVILLEQIRTIDKQRLTDKITHLDEPMMQKVNEALQISLGLIEF; this is encoded by the coding sequence ATTGTTGTTAAGCGTGGTGACGTATACTTCGCAGACCTTTCCCCGGTAGTCGGTTCAGAGCAAGGCGGAACCCGTCCGGTATTGATTTTACAAAACGATATAGGTAATCGCTTTAGTCCGACTGTGATCGTGGCAGCCATTACAGCTCAAATTCAAAAAGCGAAATTGCCAACACATGTTGAGATCAATGCAAAGAAGTATGGATTCGAGCGAGATTCCGTCATTTTATTGGAGCAGATCAGGACGATCGACAAGCAGCGCTTAACTGATAAAATTACGCATCTTGACGAACCTATGATGCAAAAAGTCAATGAAGCTTTACAAATCAGTTTGGGTCTCATTGAGTTTTAG